GCGCCGGATATCCGTCAAAACGGGCCGGCAGCAGGTGCCGGCTATGTACTGCGGACCCGGCCAAAGGTCAAGGTAGCGGGAGCCACCGGGCAGGTCCGGCCGGGGGCGGACCGGCCACACCATCCTGCATCGCGGACCGGGTCTGAACGCCGCGCCTGCCTTGACATGGCTCAACAGGACCGCCCGCGCCACCCCTAGCATTTTCTTGGTTTTTGGCGACAGTCGAAGGTTCTAACCATGGGTTCGAGCCGGGCGCGGCGAAAATCCCGATCTTCCGGATTGTCACGTGCGAACTGGGAACAAATGAAAATCGTCCTAGCCCTCCCGCCGTCCCAGCGCGATCTGCGCCTCGATCTGTTTCGGGGCCTCGCCAACTGGGCGATGTTCCTGGGCCATATTTCAAGCACCGTGCTGGCGTGGTTTTCATTCCGAAACTACGGCTTCAGCGACGGCGCCGACCTGTTCGTGTTCATTTCCGGCTACACGTCGGCGCTGGTCTATACGCGAAGGATGCAAGAGCACGGCTTCCTGTTCGGGACGACGCGGCTGCTGCGGCGCGTCTGGCAAATCTATGTCGCCCACATCCTGCTGTTCGTGGCCTATCTGACTTCCGTCCATTTCCTGTCGGACAAATTCCACACGCCTGATTTCATCGATCTGTTCAATGTTGCCCCCCTGCTCAATGCGCCGGTCGAGACGCTGACGCAGGGGCTGCTGCTGCGATACAAGCCGCTTAATCTGGACGTGCTGCCGCTTTACGTGGTGCTGATGGGCGCCTTTCCACCGGTGCTTTGGCTGATGCTCCGGCACGGCAACTGGGTCATGGCTGGATCAGTGTTGCTCTATTTCGCGGCCCGGCAGTTCGGCTGGAATCTGCCCTCTTATCCTTCGGGCGTCTGGTACTTCAACCCGCTCGCCTGGCAGCTTCTGTTCGTGCTGGGCGCCTGGCTGGCGCTCGGCGGCGCCAATACGCTGCACTTCCTGGTCCGCTCCCGGACCGTCTTCTGGCTCGGCCTGATCTATCTGGCGTTTGCGGCCGCCATGACCCTGGCGGCGCTCCTGCCCGCGCTGCAGGGAATCTTTCCGCGCGCGCTGTTCGAGGCCTTCAATCCGAATGACAAGACCAATCTGGCGCCCTACCGCTTCCTGCACCTGGCGATCCTGATCATCGTGGGCGCGCGGCTGATACCGATCGACGCGCCGGGACTGGAGGCCGCCATCTGGCGGCCGCTGGTCAAATGCGGCCAGCAGTCTCTCGAAGTGTTTTGCGTCGGAATCTACCTTTCATTCATTGCATCGCTGGTTCTGGAAAGGATCTCCGGCGGGGTTCTTGCCCAGCTGCTGGTCGGAACCTGTGGCCTCGCGATCATGACGGCGGTCGCCTATTACAGGTCGTGGTCGAAGCGCGTCGAAAAGTCCGTCCATGCCGGCGCGCACCATCCACCTGCCGGAGAACCCCACCTGCCCGTCCCCGAATTGGTTCAGCAAAAAAGCCGGATGACCGTGGGCGCCGCCTGATTCCCGCGAACGCAAGCCAAGCGGCTGACGGCAACGTCACGCGCCCGTTCGCGCAGCGCCCAAAGCGCATCACCGGCTGCTGCAGGAATTCAGCTTAAGTATTTGAATTAGCTGGCAGGAGTGGCAGGGCTCGAACCTGCGACCCCCGGTTTTGGAGACCGGTGCTCTACCAATTGAGCTACACTCCTACAGGAAACCCGCGTCGCCGCAGATCCGCGCCGTTTCAAGCATAGGCAGCGCCCCGATTGCAAGGGCGAAGCGGGCAACGGGGCGGGCCTGTTCAAGTCAAACGTTCTGCGCCAGACTTCCCGGGCCAAGCGACACCACAAGCAACAAAAGCAACAAACGGGAGAAACCATGACCGCGCAAACCGCCGCAAAGCACAGCTCCGCCCCGCAGACGCCCTCGCTGCCCCAGGCCAAGCCGGAATCGCTGGGTCTGTCCCCGGTCCGGCTGCAGCGCATGTCGGACGCCTTCAGGCGCGAGATCGACAAGGGCACGTTGCCGGGCGCGACCGTGCTGGTGGCGCGGCGCGGCCAGATCGGCTGGTTCGATGCGCTCGGCAGGCAGGGCCCTTCGGCGAGCGCGCCGATGGCGCATGACTCGATCTTCCGGATCTTCTCGATGACCAAGCCGATCGTCTCGATCGGAATCATGATGCTGATCGAGGACGGCCATTTCCTGCTCAGCGACCCCGTTTCGAAATTCATCCCGGAATTTGCCGATCAGAAGGTCGGCGTCGAAAACAACGGCAAGCTCGACCTCGTGCCGCTGAAGCGGCAGATGACGATACAGGACCTGTTGCGCCACACCTCGGGCATCACCTACGACCACACCGGCAATGGCCTCGTGCAGCAGATGTACCAGCAGTCGCGGCTGCGCAGCCGCAAGATCACCAACGCCGAGCACGCCGCATTGGTCGCCGGCATGCCGCTGATGTGCCAGCCGGGCTCGGAATGGAATTACAGCCGCTCCACCGACATTCTCGGCCGCGTCATCGAGGTGGTTTCCGGCAAGAGCCTGAGCGCATTCCTGACCGAGCGCATCCTGGCGCCGTTGCAGATGGCGGAAACCGCGTTCCACGCCGGCGAGCAGAATGCCGGCCGGCTCGCCGAGCCGTTCCCGAACGATCCCTGGACCGGCGACAAGGTGCAGTTCTTCAACATGCTGGAAAAGCCGGTGATGGAATCCGGCGGCGGCGGCCTGGTTTCCACCACCATGGACTATGCGCGCTTCAGCCAGATGCTGCTCAACGGCGGCACGCTCGACGGCAACAGGATCGTCGGCCGCAAGACGCTGGAACTGATGGCGTCCGATCATCTCGGCCCCGACGTCAAGGTCTCTTCTCCGCTGATGCCGGCCGGTCATGGTTTCGGGCTCGGCTTCGCGGTCCGCACCGATGCGGGCATGGCGCCGTTCCCGGGCTCGGCCGGTCAGTACTTCTGGAGCGGCATGGCCGGAACGTTCTTCTTCATCGATCCGGCCGAGGACATGTTCGCGGTGTTCATGATGCAGGGCCCCGGCCAGCGCGAATATATCCGCTCGATGCTGCGCAGCCTGGTGTACGCCGCGGTGGAGTGACCGGCGCGCGGAAGCGGAAACGCTTACTTCTTCGGCGTAAGCGTTTCCTCGCCGTGCGCGCCTGACAGCGCATGCACCCAGCGGCCCTTCAGGCTGCCGTCGGCATCGGCGCGGTAGACGACGAGATATTCGCCGGCATAGACCGACGAGTGATCGCCCTTCAGAAGGTCGCCGATCACAGTCGATAACCGGTCGCCCAGCCTGATGCCCTTGCCGACGTAAGTGTGTCTGGTGTCGGAGTTGAAGCACGAGACCTCGTAAAGGCTCTCGACGGCCTTGAGCGTGCAGGTGCCGACATAGGCCAGATCGTTCTCGCCGACGCCCTTGCCCGACATGACATACTCACCCGACAAATCCCGCTGCTCCGCCCCCTGCGCGGGAGCAAGCAGGCCGAGCAACAGCGCCGCAGCGACGACGCTCCTCCATGCGTTGCGCATCTTCATCTCCGGTACGGTGGAAGACCCGCTTTGAAATTACAGCAGCGGGCAACGGGTACCGGTCACGACTTCGATTTTGCGCATCACAAATATGCGAGTTCGTCGCGCGCCGTCAGCTGATGGTGGCGCCGCCGTCGATCACCATGGTCTGGCCGGTCATGAAGTTGCCGGCTGCAGACCCGAGGAACACCGCTGCACCCGCGATTTCGTCGGGGATGCCGATGCGCAGCAGCGGCGAGCGTGACGTCGATGCCTTCAGGTTATCGGGATTGTCCCACAGCGCCTTGGCGAAGTCGGTCTTGATCAGGCCCGGCGCGATGCAATTGACGCGAACATTGTGCGGGCCGTATTCGCAGGCGAGGTTGCGCGCGAGTTGCATGTCGGCGGCCTTCGAGATCGCGTAAGCGCCGAGGATAGTCGAGCCCTTGAGGCCGCCGATCGAGGACACGATGATGACCGCGCCGTCCTTGCGCTCGATCATCTGCGGCACCACCATGCTGGTCAGCCAGTTGTTGGCGACGATGTTGTTGTCGAGGATCTTGCGAAACTGATCGTCCGAAATGCCGGCGAGCGGCCCGTAATAGGGATTGGACGCGGCGTTGCAGACCAGCACGTCGATCTTGCCGAAGGCGCGGTTGGATTCGTTGACCAGGTTCTGCAGATTTTCCTTGCTGGAAATGTTGGCGGCGATGGCGACCGCCGTGCCCTTGCCGAACTTGTCGTTGATCTCCCTGGCGACCTGATCGCAGACATCCTGCTTGCGCGAGGAGATCACGACCTTGGCACCGTGCTCGGCCATCCGTTCCGCAATCGCGCGGCCGATGCCGCGGGTGGAACCGGTGATGACGGCGACTTTTCCGGTCATGTCGAACAAGGTCATGTGTTTCTCCCAGATATTGGTCCGGCGACGCCGGTCTGCATTTTTCGTTTTTCAGCTAAGCAGTCTTTGCAAATTTCGACAACCGAAGCCTCATGCAAGCTTGGCTTCCGGTATGACCTCCGGGCCCGCAGGCTGATGCATCGCCGCGTGCGAGGCATCCGCGATCCACGGCTGCTGATTGACCATCGGCAGCCGCCAGATGTTCTTGCCGGCGCTGCCGAAATGATCGAGCCGCGTCACCGAACAATTGTCGATGTCGAAGGCGAGGCCTTTTTCGGGTTGACCGCCAAGCGCGAGGCCGACGGCGGCCTTGATGGTGCCGCCGTGGCCGACCGCGATCACGTCCTTGCCGGCGTGTTCGAGATTGATGCGGCCGATCGCGTCACAGGTGCGGTTATAGAGATCCATGAAACTCTCGCCGCCAGGCGCCGGCTCGTCGATCGCGGCAAACCAATGACTGCCGACCGGACGGCTGGCCAGGAATGCGGTCCGATTCATGCCTTGCCATTGCCCGAGATTCTGTTCGGCAAAAGCTGCTTCGCGGGCCATGGTTGCAGGCTTGGGAAATCCGGTGGCCCAGATGGCTTCCGCCGTTTGATGCGTCCGCATCAGGCTACTCGCATACCAGACGGCCTGGCGCGGCAATATCTTTGCGACCGCCTCGAACACTTCGCGGTCGCCGGTATCGCAGGCGATATCCGTCTGGCCGTAGATGTTGCCGCCGTCGCTGCGCACCGGCGCATGGCGCACCCACCACCACCGCGTCACGACCACTGCCGGCTTGTCGGGATTGGACATCGCAAAGACCCTTCAATATTGTCCTGTGTCCTACGTCAGAGCACACATCGCCTCAAGTGCGTTCGAAGTGACTCGGGCGTTTGAAATCTTGTTTGAAATTCCGCAAGGCGGCAAGCGCCGATAATAATACAGCTGCAAGGGAGACACTCATGGGCCGCCTCGAAGGCAAATCCGTCATCATCACCGGCGCCGGCAGCGGCATCGGCCGCGCTGCTTCGCTGCTGTTTTCCAAAGAAGGCGCCAAGCTGATCATCGTCGACCGCAGCGAGAGCGTGAAGGAGACCGCAAAGCTGGTCAGCGACGCCGGCGGCACCGTCGAAGCCGTGATGGCCGACGCCGGATCGGAAAGCGACGTCAAGGCCTTCATCGACAAGGCGGTGTCGAAATACGGCAGGCTCGACGCGATCTGGGCCAATGCCGGCGTCAGCGGCGGGCTGGTGCCGATCCCCGAACAGACGGTGGAACACTGGCAGGAAATCCTGCGCATCAATCTGATCGGCCCGTTCCTGGCGATCAAATATGCGATGCCGCACATGATCAAGCAGAAATCCGGATCGATCGTCTGTACCGCGTCGGTGGCGGGCCTGAAGTCCGGCGCCAGCGGCCATCCCTACGCGGCGAGCAAGGCCGGCGTCATCAGCCTGGTGCAGACCACGGCCTATTCGCTGTCCGGCACCGGGGTGCGGATCAATGCGGTATGCCCGGGCCTGATCGAGACCGGCATGACCAAGCCGATCTTCGACAATGCCAAGCAGCGCGGCACCGATCACAAGATCGGCCAACTCAATCCCTTGAAGCGCCCCGGCCAGCCGCACGAACTCGCGGCGATGGGACTATTCCTCGCCAGCGACGACGCGTCCTATGTCAACGGACAGGCGATCCCGGTCGACGGCGGCCTCACCGCATCGATGCCGTATGCTGGGAAACCGATTTAGTTGATTGATTGGTGTCATTGCGAGGAGCAAAGCGACGAAGCAATCCATTCTTCGCTTATGCGGCGAGATGGATTGCTTCGCGGAGCCTGTCATCGGGCGCGCATTCGCGCGACCCGTTCGATCGCAATGACGGTAATCTGAGACGATAATCTGACATATCTTCGCGATCTCGCGCAGACAGCCCGTCGGGCAACGCTCGCAAGACGCCGATCACAGCCCGTCTGGCGGTATTCCGGATGCGTCGGCCGCCACCGGGCGGTGGCGCTTGTGCTCGCGGTAAAAGGCGTAGAGGCCCGACAGCACGATGATCGAAGCGCCCGTCGCCATCATGGCGTCGGGCACATCGCCGAACACGAGATAGCCGAGCAGCATCGCCCACAGCAGCGCGGAATAGCGGAACGGCGCCACCGCCGAGATATCGCCCGATCGCAGCGCCATGATGATGCTTTGGTAGCCGATCAGGAGAAGAACCGCGGCGAGCGCCAACAGACCGAGCGCGCGCACCGATATCGGCATCCAGCCGCCGAGCGGAACGATGATCGCAGCGCCGGTCATCGTGATCGTCACGGTCGTCACCAGGGTAATGAACAACGACGGAATCTGTACGGGAATTTGCTTGGTCGCGAGATCGCGGAAGGCGCAGAAGGCCACCGAGGTCAGCGCCAGCAGTGAAAACTGGTTGAAGCCCTCGACTCCAGGCCGAACCACAATGAGGACGCCGACAAAGCCGGCCGCGATGGCGAGCCAGCGCCGCCAGCCGACCGGCTCGCCGAACATCAGCGCAGCGCCGAGCGTCACTGCCAGCGGCAGCGCCTGAAAGATCGCCGCGGTGTTGGCAAGCGGTAAGTGCACGATCGCCGCCATGAACGACACCGTTCCGCCGACCTCGCCAACCACCCGAAGCGCTACCGGCTTCATCATCAGCGTGCGCAGCGGACGCACCGCGCCCTGATGCACGGCAAGCGCTGCGATCAGCGCAACCGCGACCAGGCCCCGCACCAGCATCATCTGGCCGAAGTTCATCTCCGACGACACCGCCTTGGTGATCGCGTCGTTCATGGTGAAGCCCGCCATGGCCACGGCCATCAGCAGGCTTCCGCGAATATTCGGGGATAGGGCCAAGGAGCTTCCAGGTAGATCGTAGGGTGGGCAAAGCGAAAGCGTGCCCACCATTAACGACAACGATCCGGGATTGATGGTAGGCACGGCGCGAATCTGCGCCTTTGCCCACCCTACGATGTTACTTCGCGCCGGCCTTCTGCGCGTACTCCCAGGCGGCCTTCGACAGCGGCACCGTGCGCTTGGCCGACTCCATCGCCTTGGCATTCGCCGCGGTGCCGTCGCGCACGCGTCCGGCGATCCCTTGGGTGATGCCGGCGAGCCGGAACAGGTTGTAGGCGAAATACCAGTTGAGGTCGGGAACCGCGCTGCCGGTGACGTTGCAGTAGATTTTCGCGGCCTCTTCCATGCTCGGGATGTTCAGCGCCTTGAGGTCGGCGCTGGCCAGACCCGGCATGGTCCATTGCATCAACAGATAGGTGAAGTCCGCCATCGGATCGCCAAGCGTCGACAGTTCCCAGTCCAGCACCGCCTGCACCCGCGGTTCCGTCGCATGGAAAATCATGTTGTCGAGGCGATAATCGCCGTGGACGATCGAAACCCGTTCCTGCTGCGGAAGGGTGTTCGGCAGCCACTCCGCGAGTTTCTCGAATTCGGGAATGTGCTGGGTTTCGGAGGCACGGTATTGCTTGGTCCAGCGATCCACCTGCCGCGCAAAGTAGTTGCCGGGCTTGCCGAAATCGCCGAGGCCGATGGCCTGCGGATCGAAATTGTGCAGCTTGGCGAGCGTCTCGATCTTGCTGGTGAATATCTTGCGGCGGTTTTCCGGCGTCTGGCTCGGCAGCGTCGGATCCCAGAACACCCGGCCCTCTTCCATCGACATGATGTAGAATGCCGCGCCAATGACGTTGTCGTCGGTGCACAGCGCATAGGCTTTCGCGACCGGAAAGCCCTGCTTGCTCAATGCGGCGATGACGCGGAATTCGCGATCGACCGCATGCGCCGACGGCAACAGTTTGCCGAACGGCCGGCGCCGCATCACATAGGAACGCCCGGGGGTATCGAGCCGGTAGGTCGGGTTGGACTGGCCGCCCTTGAACTGCAGGACGACCAGCGGTCCCTGATAGCCTTCGACATGCTCGCGCATCCAGCCGTCGAGGCTGATCTCATCGATCCGATGCCGCTCTTCGACGGGCTTGGTGCCCGAAAACTCTTCGTCGTTTCTGACGCCCTCGGCCAAGATGACGCTCCCTTATTTCTTGGGGAGCGCCATCATTCGCGGGCTCCCGTTAGTGCGCTTTGTTTGCATACTTCCGAAGTTCAAGTCTGGCAATGGCGCGGTTATGCACCTCGTCCGGACCATCCGCCAGGCGCATGGTGCGCATGGAGGCGTAGTCCCGGGCAAGGCCCGCATCGTCGGACACGCCGGCGCCACCGAACGCCTGGATTGCGTTGTCGATGATCTTCAGCGCCATGTTCGGCGCCGCCACCTTGATCATGGCGATCTCGAGCTGCGCGGTCTTGTTGCCGACCTTGTCCATCATGTCGGCGGCCTTGAGGCACAGCAAGCGATTCATCTCGATGTCGGTGCGGGCTTCGGCGATGCGCTGTTCCCAGATCGAATGCTCGATGATCTTCTTGCCGAACGCGGTGCGCGAAGACAGCCGCCTCACCATCTTCTCCAGCGCCTCCTCGGCCTTGCCGATGGTGCGCATGCAGTGATGGATGCGGCCCGGGCCGAGACGGCCTTGCGCGATCTCAAAGCCCCTGCCCTCGCCGAGCAGGATATTGCTGGCGGGAACGCGGACGTTCTCCAGCAGCACCTGGGCGTGGCCATGCGGCGCATCGTCGTAGCCGAACACCGGCAGCATCTTCTCGACCTTGATGCCGGGAGTGTCGAGCGGCACCAGGATCTGCGACTGCTGCTGGTGGCGCGGCAGGTTCGGATCGGTCTTGCCCATCACGATCGCGATCTTGCAGCGGGGATCGCCGACGCCCGACGACCACCATTTGCGGCCGTTGATGACGTAATGATCGCCGTCGCGCTTGATGCTGGTTTCGATGTTGGTCGCGTCCGAGGACGCCACCGCGGGCTCGGTCATCAGGAAGGCGGAGCGGATTTCGCCGTTCATCAGCGGCTTCAGCCACTGCCGCTTGTGCTCCTTGGTGCCGTAGCGCATCAGCACTTCCATGTTGCCGGTATCCGGCGCAGAGCAGTTGAACACTTCGGAAGCCCAGCCGATGTGGCCCATCTCTTCGGCCAGCGGCGCGTATTCCAGGTTGCTCAATCCCGCGCCGCGGAATTCATCGTCCTCATGCGAGGACGGCGGCATGAACATGTTCCAGAGGCCTTCGGCCTTCGCCTTCTTCTTCAGGTCTTCCAGGACCGGGATCACCTTCCAACGCTCGCCGGCTTCGTCCTGCTGCTTGTAGATCGGCACCGCGGGCCGGACGTGCTTGGTCATGAAAGACTGCACGCGATTGAGCCAATCTTTCTGGCGATCACTCATATTGAAGTCCATGGGACGCTCCTCACCTTCTGAAATCTTTGGGCCGCACTGTCTGCCGGCCGCCTATTCGCCGCAAGATCATTTCCTGCAACGACCGGCGCGGCGGCTTTGGGCCGGGTCCGAAATGCGACTCATTACGAACAGTGATTGACATTTCCGGCCCTTCAAACGATAGTTTCATACAAATGTTTGAAATGCAACGGGCCAGCCCGCCCTGCATAGGTCCCATGAGATGGCGTCGGATCAGACCAGAACCGCAATCCTCAACGCCGCCGAGCGGCTTTACGCCGATCGCGGCTTCGGCGACGTCACGCTGCGCGACATCGTCGCCGCGGCCGGCGTCAATCTGGCGGCGGTGAACTATCATTTCGGCTCCAAGGACGAGCTTATCGCCGAGCTGTTCGTCACCCGCAGCCTCGCCACCAACCGCGAGCGGCTCAACGAACTGAAGGCCGCCGAGGAAAAAGGCGGCGGCCGCGCCGGCATCGAAGCCATCTTCCGCGCGCTGGTCGGACCGACGCTGCGCGGCTGCCTCGGCCCAACCAGCGAGGGCTCGACCGCGGCGCGGTTCATGATCCGCGCCTCGATCGAATCGGTGCCGCCGATCCGCCGCATCAAGAACCGCGAAGTCGATCACTTGCGAAAATTCGCCGCCGCGATGCGGCGTTCGCTGCCCGGCCGCGACGAGGTTGATCTCTATTGGGGACTGCACTTCGCGCTGGCGATGGCGCACCACACCATCCGGGAAAGAGAGCGGCTGACCAAGCTGTCGGACGGCAAATGCGATCTCGACGACGTCCAGGGGATCATCGACCGTGTCGTGGCGATGTCGGTGATGGCGCTGACGGCGGGCGGGGTGGAACGGAAGCCGTCCGCCAAACTGATGGCGCGGGACGCGCCCTGACCGCGGCGCTCCGAGCCAGCACCGGCCTTTGTTGCCAGGGTTCGTTGGTATCGATCAAGGTCGCCGCGCCGCTCACGTCGCGCCGATCTCCAAGGCCTCGATGCCAAGGCGACGGAACAGCGCCGCATCATGGTCTTCTCCGGGATTACCGGCCGTCAGCAACGTGTCGCCGACGAAAATCGAATTGGCGCCGGCAAGGAAACACAAAGCCTGCATCTCCTCGGTCATGGCGCTGCGGCCCGCTGAAAGGCGAACATAAGATTTCGGCATCATGATGCGCGCCAGCGCGATGGTGCGGACAAATGCGATCGGGTCAATCGAACCGGCTTTCGCGAGCGGCGTGCCTTCGATCGGGATCAGCATATTGATCGGCACGCTCTCCGGATGTTCCGGCAGGTTGGCCAGCGTCACCAACATATCGACGCGGTCAATCGCCTGTTCGCCCATGCCGACGATGCCGCCGCAACAAACCTTGATACCGGATTGCCGCACATGGGCCAGCGTTTCCAGACGGTCGGCAAAACTGTGCGTGGAGATGACCTTGCCGTAATGGCGTTCGGACGTATCGATGTTGTGGTTGTAATAATCCAGACCGGCCTTCCCCAGGCGCGCGGCCTGCCCGCTGTCGAGCATGCCGAGCGTCATGCAGGTCTCCATGCCAAGTGCCTTGACGCCCTCGACCATGGCTATGACGGCTTCCATGTCGCGATCCTTCGGGCTGCGCCATGCGGCGCCCATGCAATAGCGGGTCGCGCCGGCGTCGCGGGCCTTGCGCGCCTCGGCAACGACGCGGTCCACCTCCATCAGCCTCGAAGCCTTGAGGCCGGAATCATGATGGGCCGACTGGCTGCAATAGCCGCAATCTTCGGGACAGCCCCCGGTCTTGATGCTGAGAAGCCGGCTGAGCTGTACCTTGTTGGGATCGAAGTGTCGGCGATGGACGCTCTGCGCCTGAAACAGCAGATCGTTGAAGGGCGCTTCATAAAGCGCCAGAGCCGCTTCCGTCGTCCAATTGCCGTGGACCTCGCCCGGTGCGGGCGTCGCCGACGGCGTCTGGTCCAAGCGCGATGCAAACGTCATATCCCCTCCCCAGGGAGCACAAGGCCGCGACGCGGCCGACCAAGGCGGGCTATGCCCGATCGCTGGTCCCGTCGCAATGCTTACCGTCTCCGGACAAGGGGTCGGCGGAGCTGAAGCAGGCTGAATTCCGTCCCGTGGAGATTAGATCACTGCAACGCAATCGATCTCGATATCGACGGGCCGGTCCATTCCGGCGCACCACACCATCCGGGAAAGAGAGCGGCTGACCAAGCTGTAGGACGGCAAATGCGATCTCGACGACGTCCAGGGGATCATCGACCGTGTCGAGGCGATGTCGATGATGGCGCTGACGGGGGACGAGACGCAGAGCAAGGCGCCCGCGAAACTGCTGGCGCGGGACGCGCGGTAGCCGCTCGGCTTCGCCGGAGACGGAACAACCGTTGCCTGCGCCGAGCGCTCGTTTACTTCACGTGGGTGAACTGCGCGATGACGGCGTCGAACGGCGCAGCGGAGCGCATGGCGCGCGCGAGACTGCGCGCACCCTCGAGTGCGGCGATCAACGCCATCGCCCGCCGTTGCGCCGTTCCCGACGAGCTGTGTGCCGCAAACACCTCGGCGATGGCCGCGGTCCAGGCTGCGAAGACCGCAGCCAGCGCATCGGCAAAATCGCGGTTTGAGGGCGCCAGTTCGTTTGCCAGATTCTGCGCCGCGCAGCCGACCCCCCAATCTGCCGCTTCCATTTCCTTCGCGACACCCTTGCAGAGAGCGCGAGTGAAGCGATCGGGATCTCCCTCGCAGCGCTCAGCCAGCTGACGCATCCCTGCTTCGGTGCGGGCCCCGTAGGCCTCAAGGACTTCGCGCGCAAGCTGCTCCTTGCCGCCGGGAAAATGAAAATAGAATGAACCCTTGGGAGCGCCGCTATCCTCCAGAATCTGCGCGAGGCCGGTCGCCGCATAGCCTTGCGTGCGGAACAGGAGTTCCGCCGTTGCCAGCGCTTTCTGTCGGGCGTCGGTCGTCCTCGTCATTGCTGCAGCGCGTCTCTTGCGGTCGATCCGGAGCGGTGTTATAGGGCAATCACCATAGTATGGCAATCGCCATAGTAATTTCGGAGGACCTCATGCCAGTTGTGACCATCCAGGTGCCCGCAGGCGCGCTCGATGCCGACAAGAAATCAGCCATGATCGCCAAGGTGACCGATGCGGTCGTCGAGGCGGAAGGCATTCCGGCCGTCCGTGCCGCAACCCTCGTCCTGATCGAGGAGATTCCGGACGGCGGTTGGGGCATTGGCGGGCGCGCCGTTACGCTGGAGAAGATGAAGGCCGCGCTGGCCGCCAAGGCCTGAATTATGCGCGAACTCGTCTTTCTGGGACCGCGCAAGCTTGAATGGCATGAAACCCCGGATCCGCGGATCGAGCACCCGGAGGACGCCATCGTTCGCCCGATCGCAGCCACAACCTGCGATCTCGATACGGCGATCATTCGCGGGACGACGCCGTTCGAGGGCCCGTTCGCCATTGGCCATGAATGCGTTGCGGAAGTTGCCCAAGTCGGCCCCGGCGCCACGCAGTTCTATCGAGGACAGCTTGTTATCGTGAGCTGGCACATCTCCTGCGGACGCTGCCATCGCTGCGCCGCGCGGCAGCTTCCGAACACCTGTTCGCACTTTCCACGCGGCGCAGCCTTCGGCTCACCGGTCCAGGGGCCTTGGGGTGGACTGTTCTCCGATCTGGTGCGCGTGCCACACGCACCGGCGAGCTTGGTGCCGCTGCCCCCGGGCGTCGATCCGACGCATTGGGCCAGTATGTCCGACAATATCCCGTTCGGTTACGAGCTGACCGTCCCTCATCTGTTGCGCAACCCGGGCGCCGACGTGTTGATCATGGGTGGTTGCGGGTCGGTCGCGCTCTACGCAGCTGCATTTGCCCGCGCCGCCGGCGCCGGAGCAGTCGACTATATCGATACCGATCGCAGCCGGCTCGAGATCGCGACCAAACTCGGCGCGAACGCAATCGAAATGCCGCCACCGCGCCGGCACGGCAGCTACCCGATCACCGTCGACGCCAGCATGAGCGCGGATTCCCTTCGCTGCGCCATCCGCTCCACCGAACCGGAAGGACAGTGTTCGAGCGTCGGCTGCCACTTCGGCGAAGTCGCAATACCAATGATGGAAATGTATGTCCGGGGCATCAACTTCTATACCGGCCGAGGCCAGGGTC
The sequence above is drawn from the Bradyrhizobium sediminis genome and encodes:
- the bioB gene encoding biotin synthase BioB → MTFASRLDQTPSATPAPGEVHGNWTTEAALALYEAPFNDLLFQAQSVHRRHFDPNKVQLSRLLSIKTGGCPEDCGYCSQSAHHDSGLKASRLMEVDRVVAEARKARDAGATRYCMGAAWRSPKDRDMEAVIAMVEGVKALGMETCMTLGMLDSGQAARLGKAGLDYYNHNIDTSERHYGKVISTHSFADRLETLAHVRQSGIKVCCGGIVGMGEQAIDRVDMLVTLANLPEHPESVPINMLIPIEGTPLAKAGSIDPIAFVRTIALARIMMPKSYVRLSAGRSAMTEEMQALCFLAGANSIFVGDTLLTAGNPGEDHDAALFRRLGIEALEIGAT
- a CDS encoding TetR/AcrR family transcriptional regulator, which translates into the protein MTRTTDARQKALATAELLFRTQGYAATGLAQILEDSGAPKGSFYFHFPGGKEQLAREVLEAYGARTEAGMRQLAERCEGDPDRFTRALCKGVAKEMEAADWGVGCAAQNLANELAPSNRDFADALAAVFAAWTAAIAEVFAAHSSSGTAQRRAMALIAALEGARSLARAMRSAAPFDAVIAQFTHVK
- a CDS encoding acyl-CoA dehydrogenase family protein; its protein translation is MDFNMSDRQKDWLNRVQSFMTKHVRPAVPIYKQQDEAGERWKVIPVLEDLKKKAKAEGLWNMFMPPSSHEDDEFRGAGLSNLEYAPLAEEMGHIGWASEVFNCSAPDTGNMEVLMRYGTKEHKRQWLKPLMNGEIRSAFLMTEPAVASSDATNIETSIKRDGDHYVINGRKWWSSGVGDPRCKIAIVMGKTDPNLPRHQQQSQILVPLDTPGIKVEKMLPVFGYDDAPHGHAQVLLENVRVPASNILLGEGRGFEIAQGRLGPGRIHHCMRTIGKAEEALEKMVRRLSSRTAFGKKIIEHSIWEQRIAEARTDIEMNRLLCLKAADMMDKVGNKTAQLEIAMIKVAAPNMALKIIDNAIQAFGGAGVSDDAGLARDYASMRTMRLADGPDEVHNRAIARLELRKYANKAH
- a CDS encoding TetR/AcrR family transcriptional regulator — encoded protein: MASDQTRTAILNAAERLYADRGFGDVTLRDIVAAAGVNLAAVNYHFGSKDELIAELFVTRSLATNRERLNELKAAEEKGGGRAGIEAIFRALVGPTLRGCLGPTSEGSTAARFMIRASIESVPPIRRIKNREVDHLRKFAAAMRRSLPGRDEVDLYWGLHFALAMAHHTIRERERLTKLSDGKCDLDDVQGIIDRVVAMSVMALTAGGVERKPSAKLMARDAP
- a CDS encoding tautomerase family protein encodes the protein MPVVTIQVPAGALDADKKSAMIAKVTDAVVEAEGIPAVRAATLVLIEEIPDGGWGIGGRAVTLEKMKAALAAKA
- a CDS encoding phosphotransferase family protein, with translation MAEGVRNDEEFSGTKPVEERHRIDEISLDGWMREHVEGYQGPLVVLQFKGGQSNPTYRLDTPGRSYVMRRRPFGKLLPSAHAVDREFRVIAALSKQGFPVAKAYALCTDDNVIGAAFYIMSMEEGRVFWDPTLPSQTPENRRKIFTSKIETLAKLHNFDPQAIGLGDFGKPGNYFARQVDRWTKQYRASETQHIPEFEKLAEWLPNTLPQQERVSIVHGDYRLDNMIFHATEPRVQAVLDWELSTLGDPMADFTYLLMQWTMPGLASADLKALNIPSMEEAAKIYCNVTGSAVPDLNWYFAYNLFRLAGITQGIAGRVRDGTAANAKAMESAKRTVPLSKAAWEYAQKAGAK